CATCATGAAGCGTGGGCGCGGCACGTGGGGGTTGTCGGCCACGGCCTTGTTGAATTTCTCGCCCAGCACGGCGATCTCGGCGGCCGGTAGGGAGAGCGGGGTAGAGAGAATGTTGGCGCCGATGCCCACCGCCCAGTCGAAGGTGCCCGGGTCACGTGCGGCCACCCAGATGCGCGGGTGGTCTTTTTGCAAGGGTTTGGGCACCGCAGCGGTCAGCGGGAATTTCCAGTAATGGCCGTCGTGGGCGTAGTCACCGGTCCAGAGTTTCTGCACCGCCGGCACCAGTTCCTTCATGTAGCCGACGCCTTCCTGCTGTTGTAGGCCAGGGGTCATGCGGTCGAATTCGTACTGGTAGGAACCCCGGGCGATGCCGAATTCCAGGCGGCCTTTGGTCAAGTGATCGCACAGCGCTGCTTCCCCGGCCAGGCGGATCGGGTGCCAGTAGGCGGCCGCGATGGTCGCGGTGCCCAGGCGGATGCGCTCGGTGTGCTGGCCTAGCCAGGTCAGGGTCTGGAACGGGTTGGGCGCGATGGTGCATTC
The sequence above is a segment of the Pseudomonas sp. R76 genome. Coding sequences within it:
- a CDS encoding LLM class flavin-dependent oxidoreductase; this translates as MKFAVSLSMERFSPDVPMQTVMANLLELAKIADEGGFETLWTSEHHTLECTIAPNPFQTLTWLGQHTERIRLGTATIAAAYWHPIRLAGEAALCDHLTKGRLEFGIARGSYQYEFDRMTPGLQQQEGVGYMKELVPAVQKLWTGDYAHDGHYWKFPLTAAVPKPLQKDHPRIWVAARDPGTFDWAVGIGANILSTPLSLPAAEIAVLGEKFNKAVADNPHVPRPRFMMQRRTCVYANPEDWQVPVQHSMDFGRAFENLMQNVGTVHNGFPEPVPFEAVRGKENYNPDNIRRNLMFGTPDEIIAKLLDYEAAGVDQYCLGLTFNLPFELQKQTLRLFIDEVMPVFAERERVKRRETVAG